In a genomic window of Capsicum annuum cultivar UCD-10X-F1 unplaced genomic scaffold, UCD10Xv1.1 ctg1489, whole genome shotgun sequence:
- the LOC124890258 gene encoding uncharacterized protein LOC124890258: protein MELSTTSQSISYANLPKLLFPYRANLCSSNSINFLGFNCIPTKLKCSARQLSQFGPIHASVVESNSSNGSVIWFLEFIGDGDTKHIGTPTPRPRSLEIPSGAVTIGRVADKADVVIPVPTVSAVHARLQNMEEYLVVTDLDSTNGTFIGDKRLQPGVAAAALPGSLVTFGTQLL from the exons atgGAATTATCTACAACTTCACAGTCTATTTCCTATGCTAATCTCCCAAAACTACTATTCCCTTATAGAGCTAATCTTTGTTCTTCCAATTCCATTAATTTTCTTGGATTTAATTGCATACCAACAAAACTAAAATGTAGTGCTAGGCAATTGAGCCAATTTGGACCTATCCATGCTTCTGTGGTCGAGAGTAATTCATCTAATGGTTCAGTAATATGGTTTCTTGAATTTATAG GTGATGGAGACACAAAGCACATTGGTACTCCAACTCCAAGGCCACGCTCTCTTGAAATACCTTCC GGTGCAGTTACTATTGGACGTGTTGCTGATAAGGCAGATGTAGTCATTCCGGTGCCTACAG TATCTGCTGTACATGCTCGGCTGCAGAACATGGAGGAGTATCTCGTAGTGACAGATTTAGACAGCACAAATGGCACGTTCATCGGTGATAAGAGGCTCCAACCTGGTGTGGCTGCTGCTGCGTTACCTGGAAGTCTCGTGACATTTGGTACACAACTTTTGTAG